The Lonchura striata isolate bLonStr1 chromosome Z, bLonStr1.mat, whole genome shotgun sequence genome window below encodes:
- the IER3IP1 gene encoding immediate early response 3-interacting protein 1 — translation MAFTLYSLLQASLLIVNAVAVLHEERFLRHVGWGSDQGIGGFGEEPGIKAQLTNLIRSIRTVMRVPLIALNSITIVLLLLFG, via the exons ATGGCGTTCACGCTCTACTCGCTCCTGCAGGCCTCGCTCCTCATCGTCAATGCCGTGGCCGTGCTGCACGAGGAGCGCTTCCTCCGCCACG TTGGCTGGGGAAGCGATCAAGGGATTGGAGGATTTGGAGAGGAACCAGGAATTAAAGCACAGCTGACAAACCTCATTCGATCAATACGAACCGTTATGAGAG TGCCATTAATAGCCCTGAACTCCATCACAATCGTTCTCCTCCTGCTGTTCGGCTGA